One window from the genome of Nicotiana tomentosiformis chromosome 5, ASM39032v3, whole genome shotgun sequence encodes:
- the LOC104096621 gene encoding crossover junction endonuclease EME1B-like isoform X3, which produces MSQPIAVDNLSDDDDAVNSADYFSVNQNDTVDLSTPLAIPSKKKQKIEESSTKLKPPVLIIDDDDDPTPFKPSKSTPLFVADTPLSDFSKPEVSFVKCSFGSSSILNPKFSGLDLTPSMVAETPASELSKYSVPIVRCTKAITVSQNCSSSTLDHKNDGGIDGLICLESDNESEDSGKLVSWNEEEKVCSTKAIVKETELSSRPFKSTISLGYTTETKNCRTVNDNFMLTAEDVSHRYLVEAGPSLDHGHPDDESDILELNDDISRPRGKGKGKKSNRSSVDEVTGKTRMSKDERFRLNEEKKQQKEREKLQKAAQKAEAAEIKKREKEKEKWEKGKFALKSIVAHIDTKVVELGSIGGHLLSRLAEKGLSFRVSSNPIEKSIVWSMSVPEEISKISSEVIKVPYILIICEAEEFCDLVNSESLMSHVSRVQRLYPLHTVCYLTNKLMAYINKRNKLTRLSVNANGSLIPKSCVDKDMIKKSPWLKALVAIPKVQPRFAIAIWKKYPTMKSLLHVYMDPSKSVHEKEFLLKDLKVENMLGDDRKLGEICSRRVYRILMAQSGSIKTDDIEKGADFFS; this is translated from the exons ATGTCTCAGCCGATCGCCGTGGACAATCTCTCCGACGACGATGACGCTGTCAACAGCGCCGATTATTTCTCCGTCAACCAAAACGACACCGTTGATCTATCGACGCCACTGGCAATTCCGTCCAAGAAGAAGCAAAAAATTGAGGAGTCGAGTACTAAATTGAAGCCCCCAGTCCTCATCATCGACGATGACGATGACCCGACACCATTTAAACCCTCAAAGTCCACTCCTTTATTTGTCGCTGATACCCCATTATCTGATTTTTCCAAACCCGAAGTCTCATTTGTTAAATGCTCATTTGGTTCCTCTTCAATTTTGAACCCTAAGTTTTCCG GTCTTGATTTGACCCCATCCATGGTTGCTGAAACACCGGCATCAGAGCTTTCAAAGTATAGTGTCCCCATAGTCAGATGTACTAAAGCTATTACTGTTTCACAGAATTGCTCTTCGTCAACTTTAGACCACAAAAATGATGGCG GAATTGATGGACTAATTTGTTTGGAGTCTGATAATGAATCTGAGGATAGTGGTAAGCTTGTTTCCTGGAATGAGGAGGAGAAAGTTTGTTCCACTAAGGCAATTGTAAAGGAGACAGAATTGAGCTCCAGACCTTTTAAGTCCACAATTTCTCTTG GTTATACAACTGAGACGAAAAACTGTCGAACAGTTAATGACAATTTTATGCTCACGGCAGAGGATGTTTCTCATCGATATTTGGTTGAAGCTGGTCCTTCTCTG GACCATGGTCATCCTGACGACGAAAGTGATATTTTGGAGTTAAACGATGACATCTCAAGACCGAGAGGTAAAGGCAAAGGCAAGAAAAGTAACAGAAGCAGTGTAGATGAAGTAACAGGGAAAACGAGGATGTCAAAGGATGAACGCTTTCGCCTAAATGAAGAAAAGAAGCAGCAGAAAGAG CGAGAGAAATTGCAAAAGGCGGCCCAGAAGGCTGAAGCTGCAGAGATAAAAAAGcgagaaaaggaaaaggaaaagtgGGAAAAGGGAAAGTTTGCCCTTAAGTCTATTGTAGCTCACATTGACACCAAAGTTGTGGAACTAGGATCGATCGGAG GTCATTTGCTATCAAGGCTTGCGGAAAAAGGTCTTTCCTTCCGAGTTTCATCAAATCCAATTGAAAAGTCTATTGTGTGGTCAATGAGTGTTCCGGAGGAAATATCGAAG ATTTCATCAGAAGTTATCAAAGTTCCATATATATTAATCATATGTGAGGCCGAGGAGTTTTGCGACCTTGTGAATAGCGAATCATTGATGAGTCATGTTTCCCGTGTTCAACGCCTTTATCCTCTTCATACAGTCTGTTATCTCACAAACAAGCTAATGGCATACATCAACAAAAG AAACAAATTAACAAGACTATCTGTCAATGCAAATGGTTCTCTTATTCCCAAGAGTTGCGTTGACAAGGACATGATAAAAAAAAGCCCCTG GTTGAAAGCATTGGTGGCTATTCCAAAGGTTCAGCCTCGATTTGCCATTGCCATATGGAAGAAATATCCCACAATGAAATCTCTTTTGCATGTTTACATGGATCCAAGTAAATCG GTACATGAGAAAGAATTTCTGCTGAAAGATTTGAAAGTCGAAAACATGTTGGGTGATGATAGAAAATTGGGAGAGATCTGTTCAAGGAGAGTATACAGAATATTGATGGCTCAATCTGGAAGCATCAAGACAGATGACATTGAAAAAGGAGCTGATTTCTTCAGCTAG
- the LOC104096621 gene encoding crossover junction endonuclease EME1B-like isoform X2 — MSQPIAVDNLSDDDDAVNSADYFSVNQNDTVDLSTPLAIPSKKKQKIEESSTKLKPPVLIIDDDDDPTPFKPSKSTPLFVADTPLSDFSKPEVSFVKCSFGSSSILNPKFSGLDLTPSMVAETPASELSKYSVPIVRCTKAITVSQNCSSSTLDHKNDGGIDGLICLESDNESEDSGKLVSWNEEEKVCSTKAIVKETELSSRPFKSTISLGYTTETKNCRTVNDNFMLTAEDVSHRYLVEAGPSLDHGHPDDESDILELNDDISRPRGKGKGKKSNRSSVDEVTGKTRMSKDERFRLNEEKKQQKEREKLQKAAQKAEAAEIKKREKEKEKWEKGKFALKSIVAHIDTKVVELGSIGGHLLSRLAEKGLSFRVSSNPIEKSIVWSMSVPEEISKISSEVIKVPYILIICEAEEFCDLVNSESLMSHVSRVQRLYPLHTVCYLTNKLMAYINKREQGQYKDPANHIGWKRPPIEEVLSKLTINFVKVHSRHCVDEAELAEHVAGLTYSLASCQFRLKALVAIPKVQPRFAIAIWKKYPTMKSLLHVYMDPSKSVHEKEFLLKDLKVENMLGDDRKLGEICSRRVYRILMAQSGSIKTDDIEKGADFFS; from the exons ATGTCTCAGCCGATCGCCGTGGACAATCTCTCCGACGACGATGACGCTGTCAACAGCGCCGATTATTTCTCCGTCAACCAAAACGACACCGTTGATCTATCGACGCCACTGGCAATTCCGTCCAAGAAGAAGCAAAAAATTGAGGAGTCGAGTACTAAATTGAAGCCCCCAGTCCTCATCATCGACGATGACGATGACCCGACACCATTTAAACCCTCAAAGTCCACTCCTTTATTTGTCGCTGATACCCCATTATCTGATTTTTCCAAACCCGAAGTCTCATTTGTTAAATGCTCATTTGGTTCCTCTTCAATTTTGAACCCTAAGTTTTCCG GTCTTGATTTGACCCCATCCATGGTTGCTGAAACACCGGCATCAGAGCTTTCAAAGTATAGTGTCCCCATAGTCAGATGTACTAAAGCTATTACTGTTTCACAGAATTGCTCTTCGTCAACTTTAGACCACAAAAATGATGGCG GAATTGATGGACTAATTTGTTTGGAGTCTGATAATGAATCTGAGGATAGTGGTAAGCTTGTTTCCTGGAATGAGGAGGAGAAAGTTTGTTCCACTAAGGCAATTGTAAAGGAGACAGAATTGAGCTCCAGACCTTTTAAGTCCACAATTTCTCTTG GTTATACAACTGAGACGAAAAACTGTCGAACAGTTAATGACAATTTTATGCTCACGGCAGAGGATGTTTCTCATCGATATTTGGTTGAAGCTGGTCCTTCTCTG GACCATGGTCATCCTGACGACGAAAGTGATATTTTGGAGTTAAACGATGACATCTCAAGACCGAGAGGTAAAGGCAAAGGCAAGAAAAGTAACAGAAGCAGTGTAGATGAAGTAACAGGGAAAACGAGGATGTCAAAGGATGAACGCTTTCGCCTAAATGAAGAAAAGAAGCAGCAGAAAGAG CGAGAGAAATTGCAAAAGGCGGCCCAGAAGGCTGAAGCTGCAGAGATAAAAAAGcgagaaaaggaaaaggaaaagtgGGAAAAGGGAAAGTTTGCCCTTAAGTCTATTGTAGCTCACATTGACACCAAAGTTGTGGAACTAGGATCGATCGGAG GTCATTTGCTATCAAGGCTTGCGGAAAAAGGTCTTTCCTTCCGAGTTTCATCAAATCCAATTGAAAAGTCTATTGTGTGGTCAATGAGTGTTCCGGAGGAAATATCGAAG ATTTCATCAGAAGTTATCAAAGTTCCATATATATTAATCATATGTGAGGCCGAGGAGTTTTGCGACCTTGTGAATAGCGAATCATTGATGAGTCATGTTTCCCGTGTTCAACGCCTTTATCCTCTTCATACAGTCTGTTATCTCACAAACAAGCTAATGGCATACATCAACAAAAG GGAACAAGGTCAATACAAGGACCCTGCCAATCATATTGGTTGGAAACGGCCACCTATAGAGGAG GTTCTATCCAAGTTAACAATTAATTTCGTTAAGGTGCATTCAAGACATTGTGTTGATGAAGCTGAATTAGCTGAACATGTAGCTGGGCTGACTTACAGCTTAGCTTCTTGTCAGTTTAG GTTGAAAGCATTGGTGGCTATTCCAAAGGTTCAGCCTCGATTTGCCATTGCCATATGGAAGAAATATCCCACAATGAAATCTCTTTTGCATGTTTACATGGATCCAAGTAAATCG GTACATGAGAAAGAATTTCTGCTGAAAGATTTGAAAGTCGAAAACATGTTGGGTGATGATAGAAAATTGGGAGAGATCTGTTCAAGGAGAGTATACAGAATATTGATGGCTCAATCTGGAAGCATCAAGACAGATGACATTGAAAAAGGAGCTGATTTCTTCAGCTAG
- the LOC104096621 gene encoding crossover junction endonuclease EME1B-like isoform X1 produces MSQPIAVDNLSDDDDAVNSADYFSVNQNDTVDLSTPLAIPSKKKQKIEESSTKLKPPVLIIDDDDDPTPFKPSKSTPLFVADTPLSDFSKPEVSFVKCSFGSSSILNPKFSGLDLTPSMVAETPASELSKYSVPIVRCTKAITVSQNCSSSTLDHKNDGGIDGLICLESDNESEDSGKLVSWNEEEKVCSTKAIVKETELSSRPFKSTISLGYTTETKNCRTVNDNFMLTAEDVSHRYLVEAGPSLDHGHPDDESDILELNDDISRPRGKGKGKKSNRSSVDEVTGKTRMSKDERFRLNEEKKQQKEREKLQKAAQKAEAAEIKKREKEKEKWEKGKFALKSIVAHIDTKVVELGSIGGHLLSRLAEKGLSFRVSSNPIEKSIVWSMSVPEEISKISSEVIKVPYILIICEAEEFCDLVNSESLMSHVSRVQRLYPLHTVCYLTNKLMAYINKREQGQYKDPANHIGWKRPPIEEVLSKLTINFVKVHSRHCVDEAELAEHVAGLTYSLASCQFRNKLTRLSVNANGSLIPKSCVDKDMIKKSPWLKALVAIPKVQPRFAIAIWKKYPTMKSLLHVYMDPSKSVHEKEFLLKDLKVENMLGDDRKLGEICSRRVYRILMAQSGSIKTDDIEKGADFFS; encoded by the exons ATGTCTCAGCCGATCGCCGTGGACAATCTCTCCGACGACGATGACGCTGTCAACAGCGCCGATTATTTCTCCGTCAACCAAAACGACACCGTTGATCTATCGACGCCACTGGCAATTCCGTCCAAGAAGAAGCAAAAAATTGAGGAGTCGAGTACTAAATTGAAGCCCCCAGTCCTCATCATCGACGATGACGATGACCCGACACCATTTAAACCCTCAAAGTCCACTCCTTTATTTGTCGCTGATACCCCATTATCTGATTTTTCCAAACCCGAAGTCTCATTTGTTAAATGCTCATTTGGTTCCTCTTCAATTTTGAACCCTAAGTTTTCCG GTCTTGATTTGACCCCATCCATGGTTGCTGAAACACCGGCATCAGAGCTTTCAAAGTATAGTGTCCCCATAGTCAGATGTACTAAAGCTATTACTGTTTCACAGAATTGCTCTTCGTCAACTTTAGACCACAAAAATGATGGCG GAATTGATGGACTAATTTGTTTGGAGTCTGATAATGAATCTGAGGATAGTGGTAAGCTTGTTTCCTGGAATGAGGAGGAGAAAGTTTGTTCCACTAAGGCAATTGTAAAGGAGACAGAATTGAGCTCCAGACCTTTTAAGTCCACAATTTCTCTTG GTTATACAACTGAGACGAAAAACTGTCGAACAGTTAATGACAATTTTATGCTCACGGCAGAGGATGTTTCTCATCGATATTTGGTTGAAGCTGGTCCTTCTCTG GACCATGGTCATCCTGACGACGAAAGTGATATTTTGGAGTTAAACGATGACATCTCAAGACCGAGAGGTAAAGGCAAAGGCAAGAAAAGTAACAGAAGCAGTGTAGATGAAGTAACAGGGAAAACGAGGATGTCAAAGGATGAACGCTTTCGCCTAAATGAAGAAAAGAAGCAGCAGAAAGAG CGAGAGAAATTGCAAAAGGCGGCCCAGAAGGCTGAAGCTGCAGAGATAAAAAAGcgagaaaaggaaaaggaaaagtgGGAAAAGGGAAAGTTTGCCCTTAAGTCTATTGTAGCTCACATTGACACCAAAGTTGTGGAACTAGGATCGATCGGAG GTCATTTGCTATCAAGGCTTGCGGAAAAAGGTCTTTCCTTCCGAGTTTCATCAAATCCAATTGAAAAGTCTATTGTGTGGTCAATGAGTGTTCCGGAGGAAATATCGAAG ATTTCATCAGAAGTTATCAAAGTTCCATATATATTAATCATATGTGAGGCCGAGGAGTTTTGCGACCTTGTGAATAGCGAATCATTGATGAGTCATGTTTCCCGTGTTCAACGCCTTTATCCTCTTCATACAGTCTGTTATCTCACAAACAAGCTAATGGCATACATCAACAAAAG GGAACAAGGTCAATACAAGGACCCTGCCAATCATATTGGTTGGAAACGGCCACCTATAGAGGAG GTTCTATCCAAGTTAACAATTAATTTCGTTAAGGTGCATTCAAGACATTGTGTTGATGAAGCTGAATTAGCTGAACATGTAGCTGGGCTGACTTACAGCTTAGCTTCTTGTCAGTTTAG AAACAAATTAACAAGACTATCTGTCAATGCAAATGGTTCTCTTATTCCCAAGAGTTGCGTTGACAAGGACATGATAAAAAAAAGCCCCTG GTTGAAAGCATTGGTGGCTATTCCAAAGGTTCAGCCTCGATTTGCCATTGCCATATGGAAGAAATATCCCACAATGAAATCTCTTTTGCATGTTTACATGGATCCAAGTAAATCG GTACATGAGAAAGAATTTCTGCTGAAAGATTTGAAAGTCGAAAACATGTTGGGTGATGATAGAAAATTGGGAGAGATCTGTTCAAGGAGAGTATACAGAATATTGATGGCTCAATCTGGAAGCATCAAGACAGATGACATTGAAAAAGGAGCTGATTTCTTCAGCTAG
- the LOC104096621 gene encoding crossover junction endonuclease EME1B-like isoform X4 — protein MSQPIAVDNLSDDDDAVNSADYFSVNQNDTVDLSTPLAIPSKKKQKIEESSTKLKPPVLIIDDDDDPTPFKPSKSTPLFVADTPLSDFSKPEVSFVKCSFGSSSILNPKFSGLDLTPSMVAETPASELSKYSVPIVRCTKAITVSQNCSSSTLDHKNDGGIDGLICLESDNESEDSGKLVSWNEEEKVCSTKAIVKETELSSRPFKSTISLGYTTETKNCRTVNDNFMLTAEDVSHRYLVEAGPSLDHGHPDDESDILELNDDISRPRGKGKGKKSNRSSVDEVTGKTRMSKDERFRLNEEKKQQKEREKLQKAAQKAEAAEIKKREKEKEKWEKGKFALKSIVAHIDTKVVELGSIGGHLLSRLAEKGLSFRVSSNPIEKSIVWSMSVPEEISKVLSKLTINFVKVHSRHCVDEAELAEHVAGLTYSLASCQFRNKLTRLSVNANGSLIPKSCVDKDMIKKSPWLKALVAIPKVQPRFAIAIWKKYPTMKSLLHVYMDPSKSVHEKEFLLKDLKVENMLGDDRKLGEICSRRVYRILMAQSGSIKTDDIEKGADFFS, from the exons ATGTCTCAGCCGATCGCCGTGGACAATCTCTCCGACGACGATGACGCTGTCAACAGCGCCGATTATTTCTCCGTCAACCAAAACGACACCGTTGATCTATCGACGCCACTGGCAATTCCGTCCAAGAAGAAGCAAAAAATTGAGGAGTCGAGTACTAAATTGAAGCCCCCAGTCCTCATCATCGACGATGACGATGACCCGACACCATTTAAACCCTCAAAGTCCACTCCTTTATTTGTCGCTGATACCCCATTATCTGATTTTTCCAAACCCGAAGTCTCATTTGTTAAATGCTCATTTGGTTCCTCTTCAATTTTGAACCCTAAGTTTTCCG GTCTTGATTTGACCCCATCCATGGTTGCTGAAACACCGGCATCAGAGCTTTCAAAGTATAGTGTCCCCATAGTCAGATGTACTAAAGCTATTACTGTTTCACAGAATTGCTCTTCGTCAACTTTAGACCACAAAAATGATGGCG GAATTGATGGACTAATTTGTTTGGAGTCTGATAATGAATCTGAGGATAGTGGTAAGCTTGTTTCCTGGAATGAGGAGGAGAAAGTTTGTTCCACTAAGGCAATTGTAAAGGAGACAGAATTGAGCTCCAGACCTTTTAAGTCCACAATTTCTCTTG GTTATACAACTGAGACGAAAAACTGTCGAACAGTTAATGACAATTTTATGCTCACGGCAGAGGATGTTTCTCATCGATATTTGGTTGAAGCTGGTCCTTCTCTG GACCATGGTCATCCTGACGACGAAAGTGATATTTTGGAGTTAAACGATGACATCTCAAGACCGAGAGGTAAAGGCAAAGGCAAGAAAAGTAACAGAAGCAGTGTAGATGAAGTAACAGGGAAAACGAGGATGTCAAAGGATGAACGCTTTCGCCTAAATGAAGAAAAGAAGCAGCAGAAAGAG CGAGAGAAATTGCAAAAGGCGGCCCAGAAGGCTGAAGCTGCAGAGATAAAAAAGcgagaaaaggaaaaggaaaagtgGGAAAAGGGAAAGTTTGCCCTTAAGTCTATTGTAGCTCACATTGACACCAAAGTTGTGGAACTAGGATCGATCGGAG GTCATTTGCTATCAAGGCTTGCGGAAAAAGGTCTTTCCTTCCGAGTTTCATCAAATCCAATTGAAAAGTCTATTGTGTGGTCAATGAGTGTTCCGGAGGAAATATCGAAG GTTCTATCCAAGTTAACAATTAATTTCGTTAAGGTGCATTCAAGACATTGTGTTGATGAAGCTGAATTAGCTGAACATGTAGCTGGGCTGACTTACAGCTTAGCTTCTTGTCAGTTTAG AAACAAATTAACAAGACTATCTGTCAATGCAAATGGTTCTCTTATTCCCAAGAGTTGCGTTGACAAGGACATGATAAAAAAAAGCCCCTG GTTGAAAGCATTGGTGGCTATTCCAAAGGTTCAGCCTCGATTTGCCATTGCCATATGGAAGAAATATCCCACAATGAAATCTCTTTTGCATGTTTACATGGATCCAAGTAAATCG GTACATGAGAAAGAATTTCTGCTGAAAGATTTGAAAGTCGAAAACATGTTGGGTGATGATAGAAAATTGGGAGAGATCTGTTCAAGGAGAGTATACAGAATATTGATGGCTCAATCTGGAAGCATCAAGACAGATGACATTGAAAAAGGAGCTGATTTCTTCAGCTAG